Part of the Labrenzia sp. PHM005 genome is shown below.
CGGCATAGCTGAAGATCCGGTCGGCGAAGGTCAGCACCACGAACACGGCCAAAAGACCTGCAAAAAACCGCAGGTCTTTCAAAAGCGCAAAAAATCCGGATCCCCTCGGCAATTGCCGGACACCGATGTTGGTGTAGATCCAGGCGTAATATGCCAGCGCGGCCAAAGCACCGGTCAGCACAAGCGACAGGAGGAGGGCTTGCCACTGCGGACGTTTGTTGTCTGCGCTCATTTCAAGATCCTCGCCGTTGCCAGATCCGCCTTGAAGACCATCAGATCGTCCAGACGCTCCACGTCGCCTTCCACCTCGATATAAAGCGCCAGCAAATCCTTGATCTCATCGCCGAGCAGATTGCCGTTCTTGTCCGCCATCAAAAAGAAGGTTCGGCCGTCAACCGGGCCGGTGGAGACAAACACCGGCGGGATGCCGCCCGTGAGGCAGAGGTCCGCACAGGCTTTATGTGCCAGCCCGCGGCCCGGGCGCATGGCCCCGGCGTAACACTTGCCGTCACAGATCTCGCCAGAGAGTTTCCAACGGCCGAGCGGAACTGGATCCGATGGTTGAAAGCCCGTAGGTCCGTCTTCCGTGGCTTCGACCTTGCCGACCTGGATCATGGTGAGATCGCCGCGGTTGACCGGCACGCCCCGCAGATTGACGGGTGTTTCCTTGTTGGCCTTTGCTGGCCCAAACACACCGCGTTTGCCCTGGCCCGACAGCATGTAGGTTCGGGCAGGGGTGGTGCCATCAGCTGGTACCCGGAATACCGGATACGGCCGGAGTTCTAGAAGTCCGGCCTGTTCAAACCGGTTGCCCCACTGAAAACCGCCGCTGCCGGGGTCGTTTTGCGTTGAAGACAGTGCCAGGGCCGCCAGGCCCATGCCACCGGCGAAACACACAGCAAATATGCTCAGAAAAACCAGGAGTGGTTTCGGAACCGCATTCAGATAGCCAACATAAAACGGTGCGTCCTTGGTTTGCCGCCAACTCATGCCGCACCTCCAATTTCCACCGGATCCACATGGGTCCCAGGTGGCAGAGCATTGGGATCGAGCAAGACTGTCGACCCAATCAGTTTCAGCCGGTAGGTCGAGATTTTCTCGGTGAATGGAGCCGGTGCCCGGCCGTCAGCCAGATTGTACTGGTAGCCGTGCCAGGGGCAGGTGATACAGCCCCACAGCACCTTGCCTTCTCCCAAAGGGCCATTCTGATGCGCGCAGGCGTTGGTGATGGCAGAAAGTTTGCCATCGTATTTGAAGATTGCGACACGCTCATCCTCATTCAGTGTTACGACCTTTGCGCAGTCTTCATCAATGTCGTCCAAGTCGCCGGCGACAACCCAGCCGTTTTCTTGAAGCGAGGCTTTAGCCGTTTCCTCACCGCGTTCGCGCGCAGCTTCCATCCGTCCGGTCATAAAATGCAGCCCGCAGACAAGAACAACGCTGGCCGCCACGACACCGGTGAAGATCGGGTCGGCGGGGCCTTGCAATGCTCCAAACGCTACATGCAGCACGACAAAGGCGTAGGCGGCATAAATCGACATATGTAGCGCCTTCCAGATCGGCGCTCCGAGAAAACTCAGCCAAAAATCGTGACTGGTAGCCGCCAGAACAAACAGGATTAGAAGAGCCGCGATGCCAAGGCTTTCAAAGGGAAACCCAAGGACTTGGCCGTAACTTGTGTTGGACGACAGCAGGGCTGCATATTTGTCTGTTGGCGAAAAATTGAAATACCAGCCGAGAACGTAGTTGGCATGGACCGCGGCAATGCCGGCCGTCAAAACGCCGAAGTGGCGGCGGTTATAGAGCAAAGGCAAAAAGCGCCGGTCGAGCCGGGCGAGGGGGCCAATACACAAGATGATCGTCAGCATCAGGAAGGCACAGCTGCCAAAG
Proteins encoded:
- a CDS encoding Rieske 2Fe-2S domain-containing protein encodes the protein MSVQYMPVLWNRNKIFYDAVLLIAVGLYLFVFIRVAPAFEDVSKPIDGAILRMRAFGSCAFLMLTIILCIGPLARLDRRFLPLLYNRRHFGVLTAGIAAVHANYVLGWYFNFSPTDKYAALLSSNTSYGQVLGFPFESLGIAALLILFVLAATSHDFWLSFLGAPIWKALHMSIYAAYAFVVLHVAFGALQGPADPIFTGVVAASVVLVCGLHFMTGRMEAARERGEETAKASLQENGWVVAGDLDDIDEDCAKVVTLNEDERVAIFKYDGKLSAITNACAHQNGPLGEGKVLWGCITCPWHGYQYNLADGRAPAPFTEKISTYRLKLIGSTVLLDPNALPPGTHVDPVEIGGAA